In Vicia villosa cultivar HV-30 ecotype Madison, WI unplaced genomic scaffold, Vvil1.0 ctg.002417F_1_1, whole genome shotgun sequence, the genomic window cgccaggcttggacaatttccttcttcagcatgttgccatgatcgtcaatgttcttgaagaacagaccctccaattggatgttacttggtatatttttcatgggatagccgtattgacgacgggctaaagctggattgtaactgattcctcccttagttccaataaggggtatgttgggaaaacttccgcaactgaagatgatcttggtttcgtcgttgtcaggactacaccaatcaatgtctgtatgagtgagagacatgattttctgtgaccagtaaaggccatccctcatattccagaaagtgctagactttggcaggtgcgaaacgaaccattcgtataacaacggtacgcagcatgtgattaatcctcctcgctgcaggtttctggaatgcacagagtgataagcatccgcaagcaaggttggaactggatttccaattaagaagatcttaattgcattgatgtcgatgaaatcgttaatgttagggaacaaaaacaatccgtagataagcaaagccaagatttcctcaaaagcgctcatatcttggatgctgacgaagtaccgagcttgatcaaacaggaatttggagggcaatccttgaattcctcctctactcaccatatgagttctaatgtcgactacgttcaaaggagtagttgcagcaatgataatgtcgtcaggattcttttccaaaccggagtacggatcttgcgcgtacacgggtattccaatcagacgagagtactcctctaacgtaggcatgagctgataatctggaaaggtgaagcagtgatacgttggatcgtaaaactgtaccaaggtgggaaggatcccatccaccatgttggtattgagcaaaggcagaagttttccatacttctccttgaaagcctgggggttgaccaccagttttccgagctttcccagttcctcgacctggggaatcttgaaggtgtatttcctagctctctttcttccgtaatccataatatagatccttaagtcctttctccgtttctctctttctatgaagttcaaaacgttcgttatttagtttccttgaaaaacgactcgaaaaagactcttttttttagttgtttattaatgaatgatgcatgaatgcacacacaagagttttaaacaaacatggcgttgaagggtatagtggtcatgaagtccaaacgcaaacctcgccccaatggtaaactaaggttaaggatttttgtacctgtagaacgggttctaggggtctcagagtttttgctcaaccttaaagatacgttgattggtatctataagagagttttctctgagtgtagtatctgcgtgacaattactttcgtaatcaccgctctacgtcctaaaaaaaaggctttaagtggggttaatgtgtttctaggtcctcctggtacaaatcagtctcggaatgcagtggcgcagttaatcacaaccagccaggcaaatcccaagagtagacttggaaaccaagattagagggccttcacccggaagacatcctccatcctatcttatgttgcactaaaatccgggtataggatttctcaccacaagggggaatcaatccctttcccgatacagaataaacaaaataaacaaatataaatgcagcaaacacatgatatgacacagaggttaggcaggacctctcttgtttgagggggaatttggcatccctaattcctcattggggctggaccagcaacaggtcaaccattggtttggatgaaaaaccaaggtttttgacacttatatccccagcagagtcgccatttttattgtggtgtcgttttctttacctccccgtttcacttgggaggacggcacgctagacccttcacgcgaaatttggaaggagaatgcgcccgtggtgggatgaattttgtttcagttcttcctacgatatcacacgaactttcttattggtcctacgagtaggaaagggaaaaaaagatctcaactaaaccctaagagtttgctaagtgtggggatttcacctagactagaaattctggagtccggggggtcggttatacatagggaagtgtttaaacaccctacatatctgtagtactctacaggaaccttctctgtgtcattgtgattgtgtttgctgctaatgattgggaaagtttctcctttgtgttaggagagagaattgaattgattaaagaaagacagacagactgactattttttggtattttattagctcgctgagattccttgtgaacctcatgcctacatatccctagtggaagtcagagcttaatgtagttcggggaactaactagggaaattacttgtttttggtgccttgcttgaagctcaaggttgaagcttggaattaaatctctgtttacagtaaagagacatgaaatcatctttatagagaggtatttgtactattctaccacaaacatttaaaggagtgacagaataactggattcatttcattcaagagggggaccttacttgtgtgtgcaagtatgccagtcagatgcctcataaatgaaagaaagatgctcgtccaaattagggaaagtgtacaagtctggggatgtgccagagcatgtctttcagagtcctaaatgggagactttgattgaaattgaaattgaaatgtttgtttgtttgaatatggtagagtagtaaaaatatctctctatagagataagctatgtctgtttactatatgaaagatttgactttagctggcttgtatgaggcccaagcttgaggttttttgattgatttattaatattattgactctgagagatgactccactggggattaattacagggtatttttgtgttctgtacaaagcccagaattgaggctgactctatttagggagactctatttgtgtgccttgtacaaagcccaaggttgtggctaactgctgaggataactgaatttttgagactatgaatgactctattttgtgtgccttgtacaaagcccaaggttgtggctgactctagctagggaaaacattattttctgccttgtacaaagcccaaggttgtggctgactctaaaataaactgagtatggatgactctatggggaaaagatcctaggtgttaggaatctttgacacatgaaaatatggtttatctgccttgtacaaagcccaaggttgtggctactgagtgatgaagaactcactggggagactctattatctgccttgtacaatgcccaaggttgaggctgactcttgacaggggagttttattgtttggtgccttgtatgaagcccaaggttgaggctaactatttttgttggttttgactctactgaggagattttatttattgaaagactgtttttctttggaagctaaccctttccagggattttgactcagctggagaaattatttagtaaaagactgactttatcatgttttttggaggctgaccctttccaggggttttgactcttttggggaaattatctcctaagagaatgaatctttattttttgacatttttattaattgactttggaggctaaccctttccagggattttattgaaatgatggattgatttggaggctaaccctttccagggattttattgaaatgatggattgatttggaggctaaccctttccaggggttttattgaaatgattgattgatttgggtagcactccattaattattaaaggatgaaaggattggcagaaagattatctagtggagacttcttgtttaaagcccaagatgaaggctgactcatgctgaggagaaaataaacatagatcctagactctgttaaggaagattgatgaagataagggtgacagagactgtccatgtctctcattccaaaaggtgtgctcaatgtgaaattgagacaaacttagcttgtttaaagtctggtttaaattggaagaaactcaccacggtaggctaaaaggtgactaaagacctgttcctatgtttataagaaacctgatgggtccttgtatacaagctcaagaggaagctggaaatgcttttaagaagcctgtgggtccttgtacaaagcccaagaggaggctaattgagggtccttgttatagcacaagagaaagctatgtggttttgaacttattttggctctaagcaaatgggtaagaggtttcaccgggaataattcctctttgggtggatgtgtcctatatttttggattctaaggtttttgccaagatgtttcaccgggaataattcatcttgggggtttgaactacaaatctctaattaggaaagagccttcaccgggaagacattctcaatcctaggtcatattcctataatatatatatatagtttaactgtcctaaggtttatactcaaacgtagttctaaactaatatatatgcacaatttatatttgacagtaatttaaaggctaaattacagttttggtccccctgttttagTCTACTCAcggttttagtccccctattttctttttaaacagttttggtcccccattcCAGTTTTTGTCTAAAAAAGCGCCTATGTGTCAATTTTTTAATTAGGTGTCAGATGTTATATGACATGGAATAAGAgaataaacaaaattattttccagATCATATTTTGACATTGGAATTATACTAATTAAATGAAAagtaataaaattaaaacacaaaattaaaacataaaattgtaAGTCATTGGTAAATTGAAGCCAGGAAAATTGAAAGCCAGAAACGCATACGAAGAACCCAGAAATGGAAGAACGAAGAACACCCAAATGCATATCGAAGAAGATTCAATCATAAACGCAGCAATTGCATATTTCGAAGCCATCTATTTCGTTTCCAAGTAATACGGTTTCAGATATTTCAAGTTCTGGGTTTTATTTAGgatcttcaaaaaccctaatttctttttgatttcactCGCAGAAATGTCACAGTCTTACAACCAATCTTCATCTTGCACTAAAGAAGATCATAACTTTTGTTCTAGGTATGTATTGATGTATAACTTTAAATATTTGTCGTTGTTTAAAAATCTCAGTAAATTATCGCTaatgttgattgttgaagaaATTTGTTGTTTTGAAACCTTCTTAAGATTCGTTAATCCAAAATATTTTGAGTTGATTATTGATTATTAACAAAGTTTTGTGGTTATTAATTGTGAAATATCTGCTGTTCTGAACTAGATTCAATGTATTTTTTGGTTTGTTCTAGGCCAGCTGATACAACTGCAATTAGATTGAGGATTAATCATGGGGGGGACTTAGTTCATAATCCTTGCAAGCTTTATGTAAATGGAAAGGTAAAAGAAATGAATTGGACATTTGATGTGGATTTTATGTGTTATATGGACTTTATCAAGGTTGTCAACAACTTGGGATATATAAGAATCAAGGGCATGTGGTATCATCACCCGAAGTTTTCGTTTGAGCGTGGGCTTAGACCTCTTAACAATGATGCAGATGTTTTAAAATTCGGGGAAGACATGAATGGATATGATGTTGGGAATATATACGTTGAGCATATAGTAGATGAACCTGTTGTTTTATCAGAAGAACAAGTCAGAGAGTATGTTGAACCTGTACAAGATACGATTGAGATTGAGTCGGATGATGAAGTACATTTGGACAATagtgaggaagatgaagattttGTGCAAGATGATAAGGATGATTTGGGGGATAGTGAGTTTGATGAATTAGATGAAGATGATTGGGATTGGACACATGAAGTACCAAGCCACACATTTATGCAAGAAAATAACGATGCAAACCAAGCCTCTTCTAATCAAGAACCCACCAAAGCATCTGATTTTGAGGAAGCCCATGATGTTGAATCAGATGACTTTGATACTCCCCAAGGAAGCGAAGATGAAGGTGAAGAACATAAGTTTCCCAAGTTTAAAATGCCTGACTGTGGTGATCAAGTAAGATTTGAGCTTGGAATGACATTTGCCACAAAGAGTCTTATTAGAGATGCAGTTAAGTCATTTGCAATGGAAAGGATAAAAAATTTACATTTCAAGAAAAATGATCAAAAACGAATTGTTGTCAAGTGTGAGAAGGATTGTCCATTTCACATGAGATTTAGTAAAAGGGTAGCAAACCAATGCTGGCAGTTGGTGAGCCTCACTGATGATCACACTTGTCATAGGACTGCTAGGAACAGGCAAGCTAAGACAGAATGGCTAGCTAAGAAGTTTATACCACTCTTGAGACATACACCTGAAATGAGGCCAAAGGGGTTGATTGCAGAGGCACTTGAAAAGTGGGGTGTGAAATTGTCCTCAGCTTAAGCATATAGGGCCAAAACAAGAGCATTGGAACTAGTACAAGGTGCTGAGTCTGAGCAATACACTTATTTGAGGAATTATGCTGAGGAGCTCAGAAGATCTAATCCTAATACCACAGTGATAATCAAGTGTAGTATGTCTAACATTGGACCTATTTTTGAGAGGATATATGTATGTCTTGAAGCGTGTAAAGCTGCATTCGCACATACATGTAGGCCTTTAATTGGTCTTGATGCATGCTTCTTGAAGGGTGAGTTTGGTGGACAATTAATGGCAGCAGTAGGAAAAGATGGAAACAATCAGATTTATCCAATTGCATATGCAGTGGTGGAAGCCGAGACAAGAGACTCGTGGAAATGGTTTCTGGACCTTTTATTAGAAGACCTGAATAATATCATGCCAAGGTCTTATGGTTTCATTTCAGACCAACAAAAGGTAATTATGTTACTTTTGATATTTAGTTAATAACTTTGCACAACTACCTATAAGATATTAACACTATTATGTTTTGACAGGGCTTGGTACCGGCTATTGCTAACCTGGGGCCGAATGTAGAACACAGGTTGTGTGTTAAGCATTTATACGGAAATTGGAAGAAGAAGTATCCTGGTGGACACATGAAAGAATTACTTTGGCAAGCGGCTAGGGCAACCA contains:
- the LOC131638779 gene encoding uncharacterized protein LOC131638779, with translation MSQSYNQSSSCTKEDHNFCSRPADTTAIRLRINHGGDLVHNPCKLYVNGKVKEMNWTFDVDFMCYMDFIKVVNNLGYIRIKGMWYHHPKFSFERGLRPLNNDADVLKFGEDMNGYDVGNIYVEHIVDEPVVLSEEQVREYVEPVQDTIEIESDDEVHLDNSEEDEDFVQDDKDDLGDSEFDELDEDDWDWTHEVPSHTFMQENNDANQASSNQEPTKASDFEEAHDVESDDFDTPQGSEDEGEEHKFPKFKMPDCGDQVRFELGMTFATKSLIRDAVKSFAMERIKNLHFKKNDQKRIVVKCEKDCPFHMRFSKRVANQCWQLVSLTDDHTCHRTARNRQAKTEWLAKKFIPLLRHTPEMRPKGLIAEALEKWGVKLSSA